In Geopsychrobacter electrodiphilus DSM 16401, a single window of DNA contains:
- the queC gene encoding 7-cyano-7-deazaguanine synthase QueC, protein MKKAVILYSGGLDSTTCMAIARDAGFEPYALSFAYGQRHAVELEKAREYAPLVGAKEHMVVNIDLRQMGGSALTSAIEVPKDGADAAQIPITYVPARNTIFLSFALGWAEVLGAQDIYIGVNAVDYSGYPDCRPEFIAAFQQMADLATRAGVEGNPYRIHAPLIDLTKAQIIEKGLLLGVDYRYTHSCYDPAADGRACGHCDSCLLRLKGFADAGTSDPVPYL, encoded by the coding sequence ATGAAAAAAGCAGTCATTCTCTACAGCGGAGGTCTCGATTCGACGACCTGTATGGCGATCGCGCGTGATGCAGGTTTTGAACCCTATGCCCTAAGTTTCGCCTACGGCCAACGACATGCTGTTGAGCTTGAGAAGGCCCGTGAATACGCACCACTGGTCGGCGCCAAAGAGCATATGGTGGTCAATATCGATCTGCGTCAGATGGGAGGCAGCGCTCTGACCAGCGCGATTGAGGTGCCGAAAGACGGGGCCGATGCGGCGCAAATTCCCATTACCTATGTGCCGGCGCGCAACACGATCTTTCTCTCTTTCGCTCTCGGTTGGGCCGAGGTGCTTGGTGCCCAGGATATCTACATCGGGGTCAATGCGGTTGATTATTCCGGTTACCCTGACTGTCGCCCCGAGTTCATTGCCGCTTTCCAGCAGATGGCCGATCTGGCGACCCGCGCAGGCGTTGAAGGGAATCCGTACCGGATTCACGCGCCGCTGATCGATCTGACCAAGGCTCAGATAATAGAGAAAGGTCTCCTTCTCGGGGTCGATTATCGTTATACCCACAGCTGTTACGATCCGGCAGCGGACGGTCGCGCCTGTGGTCATTGTGATTCCTGTCTGTTGCGGCTAAAAGGTTTTGCCGATGCCGGGACCAGCGACCCGGTCCCTTATCTGTAA
- the folE2 gene encoding GTP cyclohydrolase FolE2: protein MKKMPDMQKSADPRRIAIDKVGVKDIRYPIVVLDRARKKQHTVARVNMYVDLPHHFKGTHMSRFIEVLNLYHGAVSIENIEEILTAMKERLEASCAYLELEFPYFIEKQAPVSKARGLMEYQCRMTGILGDEFDFVLEVSVPVTSLCPCSREISDRGAHNQRSLVNVQVRYTGHIWLEELVDQVEACASAPVYSLLKREDEKAVTEQAYDNPMFVEDMVRAVTERLTAMPDVTWFKIECENFESIHNHSAYAQLEYYKRPKACG from the coding sequence ATGAAAAAGATGCCCGATATGCAGAAGAGCGCTGACCCGCGGCGCATTGCCATTGACAAGGTCGGGGTTAAGGATATCCGCTATCCGATCGTGGTGCTCGACCGAGCGCGCAAAAAGCAGCACACGGTAGCGCGGGTCAATATGTATGTCGATCTGCCGCATCATTTCAAGGGGACTCACATGAGTCGCTTCATCGAGGTTCTCAACCTTTATCATGGCGCGGTGAGTATCGAGAATATCGAGGAGATCCTGACGGCCATGAAAGAAAGGCTGGAAGCCAGTTGTGCCTATCTTGAACTGGAGTTCCCCTATTTCATCGAAAAGCAGGCCCCGGTCTCCAAGGCGCGCGGGCTGATGGAATATCAGTGTCGCATGACCGGGATTTTAGGCGATGAGTTTGATTTCGTGTTGGAAGTGAGCGTCCCTGTGACCTCTCTTTGCCCCTGCTCACGCGAGATCAGCGACCGGGGTGCGCACAATCAGCGTAGCCTGGTCAATGTCCAGGTGCGTTACACCGGGCATATCTGGCTTGAGGAACTGGTCGATCAGGTTGAGGCCTGCGCGAGTGCGCCGGTATATTCCCTGCTCAAGCGTGAAGATGAAAAAGCGGTGACCGAGCAGGCCTACGACAATCCGATGTTTGTCGAGGACATGGTGCGTGCGGTGACTGAACGACTCACGGCGATGCCGGATGTCACCTGGTTTAAGATCGAATGCGAGAATTTCGAGTCGATTCACAATCATTCTGCATATGCACAACTGGAGTATTATAAACGACCCAAGGCCTGTGGATAA
- a CDS encoding TIGR04282 family arsenosugar biosynthesis glycosyltransferase, giving the protein MGSVDNPAKPIKNSAVVGIFAKTPVAGQVKTRLCPPLHLEQAAELYRVALDETIRRFGGQSFDLVIFHAGGEDYFLHNYPGQNRQPQRGGDLGARMAQALNGLLRQGYQQAVLIGSDSPDLPLAYVKQAFSALQTVEVVIAPAADGGYVLIGESKHHPALFDAMPWSQPDLMTQTRQVLTKQRIRAKFLPGWEDVDDLASLESLLQRSPLSLTAAHIREHLAVFLTPPSSSEAPEYHG; this is encoded by the coding sequence GTGGGAAGTGTGGATAACCCTGCAAAACCGATAAAAAATTCCGCGGTTGTCGGCATTTTTGCCAAGACGCCAGTGGCCGGGCAGGTGAAAACCCGTCTCTGTCCCCCCCTCCATCTTGAACAAGCTGCTGAACTTTATCGGGTGGCACTTGATGAGACGATCCGACGATTTGGCGGGCAATCTTTCGATCTGGTGATCTTCCATGCCGGCGGCGAAGATTACTTTTTGCACAATTATCCTGGTCAGAACCGACAACCCCAGCGGGGGGGCGATCTCGGCGCGCGCATGGCCCAGGCGCTAAACGGGTTGTTACGACAGGGCTATCAACAGGCGGTACTTATCGGCAGTGACAGCCCGGATCTGCCGCTGGCTTATGTTAAGCAGGCATTCAGCGCCTTGCAGACGGTTGAGGTGGTGATTGCCCCGGCCGCCGATGGGGGCTACGTTCTGATCGGCGAAAGCAAGCATCATCCCGCTTTATTTGATGCCATGCCCTGGAGCCAACCCGATCTTATGACACAGACCCGGCAGGTCCTGACAAAACAGCGGATTAGAGCGAAGTTTCTTCCAGGCTGGGAAGATGTGGATGATCTCGCGTCACTGGAAAGCTTGCTGCAGCGCTCCCCCCTGAGTCTGACCGCCGCCCACATCAGAGAGCATCTCGCAGTTTTCCTGACACCTCCATCGTCTTCTGAAGCGCCCGAATATCATGGTTAG
- the tolQ gene encoding protein TolQ: MELVLHAGLVVKLVLLILLYFSLVSWGIIFYKFKTIQQAIHESDRFLDFFWEKKRFDIIGNEIKDFTGTPLAILFREGYHELLQLKKQARPDAARELSADLGGLGNVSRALRRATTQETQRLEKYLTFLATTGSTAPFIGLFGTVWGIMDAFHGIGLTGSASLAVVAPGISEALVATAIGLAAAIPAVMGYNHFLNKVNVLVGEMDNFSQEFLNIVERMERS, from the coding sequence TTGGAACTGGTACTTCATGCCGGACTGGTCGTTAAGCTGGTTCTGCTGATTCTGCTTTATTTCTCCCTCGTCTCCTGGGGAATCATTTTCTACAAATTTAAAACCATTCAGCAGGCGATTCATGAATCGGACCGTTTTCTCGATTTTTTCTGGGAGAAGAAGCGTTTTGATATCATCGGTAATGAGATCAAGGATTTTACCGGGACTCCACTGGCGATTCTGTTTCGTGAGGGCTACCATGAGCTGCTGCAGCTGAAAAAACAGGCGCGACCCGATGCGGCGCGCGAGCTTTCCGCTGACCTTGGAGGGCTTGGCAATGTCTCACGGGCGCTGCGGCGCGCAACCACTCAAGAGACTCAGCGACTCGAAAAATATCTGACATTTCTCGCTACCACCGGCTCCACGGCACCCTTTATCGGACTTTTCGGTACAGTATGGGGGATTATGGATGCCTTTCATGGTATCGGCTTAACCGGCAGTGCTTCGCTGGCCGTTGTTGCGCCAGGGATCTCGGAAGCCCTGGTTGCCACCGCCATCGGGTTGGCGGCAGCGATTCCTGCGGTCATGGGCTATAACCATTTTCTTAACAAGGTCAATGTTCTGGTCGGTGAGATGGATAACTTCAGTCAGGAATTCCTCAATATCGTCGAGCGGATGGAACGGAGCTAG
- the tolR gene encoding protein TolR, with the protein MEVGRPGTGRRSSMSQINVTPFVDVMLVLLIIFMVTAPMLDQGVTVDLPQVKEAPNLQSKVEPLVVSVNKDGSLLIGTSRITEISKLAPVILQALKGKEGREVYLEADKAVPYGRVVEVMAAVKKAGIERLGMVTRMPEE; encoded by the coding sequence ATGGAGGTGGGACGCCCCGGCACCGGCCGACGCAGCAGTATGTCGCAGATCAACGTTACGCCCTTTGTCGATGTGATGCTGGTGCTGCTGATTATCTTCATGGTCACCGCTCCGATGCTCGATCAGGGGGTAACGGTCGATCTACCACAAGTCAAAGAGGCGCCCAACCTGCAGAGCAAGGTTGAACCGCTGGTGGTATCGGTCAATAAGGATGGCAGCCTGCTGATCGGGACGAGCCGGATCACCGAGATCAGCAAGTTGGCGCCAGTCATTTTGCAGGCCCTGAAAGGTAAAGAGGGGCGCGAGGTTTATCTCGAAGCGGACAAGGCTGTCCCCTATGGACGTGTGGTCGAGGTGATGGCTGCCGTGAAAAAGGCTGGCATCGAGCGTCTGGGGATGGTCACCCGCATGCCTGAGGAGTAG
- a CDS encoding TonB C-terminal domain-containing protein, with the protein MSEHYRHRLHQLQSLLEPGLRRMLLISFLLHLIVPVILSGVLKVTHKTPQLPVYRVNLVNMPVKNPRAGRPDAAPSKRKEKPRVIDKAEAVKIPARTVKKVPVKKATPTPKAAPVAKAVKPDTAAADALQKRLAEMQAKAERQQTLDKLKAVLAAQKAALEKPDIKAPVGEPDGTGNEIGVKATRYVENFIKEQWRLSKYQLPNLDLEVEAKLFYSKAGMLGVWEIVTPSGNAFFDESVKKAILRSKNLGRPLPAADTFDIVFNLKDLQTQ; encoded by the coding sequence ATGTCTGAACACTATCGTCACCGGCTGCATCAGTTGCAGAGCCTGCTCGAACCGGGCTTGCGGCGGATGTTGCTGATCTCCTTTCTTCTGCACCTGATTGTCCCGGTGATTCTCTCCGGCGTACTCAAGGTGACTCACAAAACGCCACAGCTGCCGGTTTACCGGGTCAACCTGGTCAATATGCCGGTTAAGAATCCACGTGCCGGCCGTCCCGATGCTGCGCCGAGTAAGCGGAAAGAAAAACCACGGGTCATAGACAAGGCTGAAGCGGTGAAGATCCCAGCCAGGACGGTGAAAAAGGTTCCGGTGAAAAAGGCAACGCCGACGCCAAAAGCTGCTCCGGTGGCCAAAGCCGTCAAGCCCGACACGGCGGCGGCGGATGCACTCCAGAAACGTCTGGCCGAGATGCAGGCCAAAGCCGAACGGCAGCAAACATTGGATAAACTGAAGGCCGTTCTTGCGGCACAGAAGGCCGCTCTTGAAAAACCGGACATTAAGGCTCCGGTCGGAGAGCCCGATGGCACCGGGAATGAAATCGGGGTTAAGGCTACTCGTTACGTCGAAAATTTTATCAAGGAACAATGGCGACTTTCCAAATATCAACTTCCCAATCTAGATCTGGAGGTTGAAGCTAAACTTTTTTATTCAAAGGCAGGCATGCTGGGCGTTTGGGAAATAGTGACGCCCTCGGGAAATGCTTTTTTTGATGAATCAGTGAAAAAAGCGATTTTACGCTCAAAAAATTTAGGGAGACCCCTACCCGCAGCCGATACTTTTGACATTGTTTTTAACCTTAAGGATCTTCAGACCCAATGA
- the tolB gene encoding Tol-Pal system beta propeller repeat protein TolB yields MKKIFSLFLLCVLVLPLTAHAVRIEISAPGEQTIPLALPLFLPLAGPSATIANEINEVLSADLDLSGLFEMANRAAFLSDAEKLGLNSSQVDFAQWRLLGVDAVVKGGYRLEGDKLVIEARLYDVASQRLLTGRRYVGAKGDARRIAHSFADQIMEALTGKKGPFSSRLAYISTRSGHKELYLMEVDGHNPVRLTDHRSIVLDPDFSPVRKEIVYTSYRQGNPDLYRREIYTGSEARISHRPGLNTGGRYRADGGELAVTLSMGNNSDIYLLGTDGSIHKRLTTHWGIDVAPSWSPDSDKIAFVSDRRGNPHIFIVDINSLKVSRLTFEGKYNATPDWSPTGDWIVFSRRTEGQFDLFMIRPDGTGEHRLTFGAGTKEHPRFSPDGRFLVYSLDLKGEKSIHIMRIDGTGDRRVSAPGGNDTHPAWSGLWQ; encoded by the coding sequence ATGAAAAAAATATTCAGTTTATTCTTGCTCTGTGTTTTGGTCCTTCCTTTGACTGCTCATGCCGTACGCATAGAAATCAGCGCGCCGGGCGAGCAGACGATTCCCCTGGCCCTGCCGTTGTTCCTGCCGCTGGCGGGACCTTCGGCGACGATCGCTAATGAAATTAATGAGGTTTTATCCGCTGATCTCGACCTTTCAGGTCTGTTTGAAATGGCGAATCGAGCGGCGTTTCTTTCCGATGCCGAAAAACTGGGATTGAACAGCAGTCAGGTTGATTTTGCCCAATGGCGACTTTTGGGGGTCGATGCGGTCGTCAAGGGGGGCTATCGTCTTGAAGGGGACAAGCTGGTGATCGAGGCGCGCTTGTATGATGTGGCCAGTCAGCGGCTCCTGACAGGCCGACGTTATGTCGGTGCCAAAGGCGACGCGAGGCGTATTGCCCACAGTTTTGCTGATCAGATCATGGAAGCGTTAACCGGCAAGAAAGGCCCCTTCTCCAGTCGACTGGCCTATATCTCAACCCGCAGCGGGCATAAGGAACTTTATCTGATGGAGGTTGACGGACATAATCCCGTGCGTCTGACCGACCATCGTTCCATCGTCCTTGATCCCGACTTTTCGCCGGTGCGTAAAGAGATTGTCTATACCTCCTACCGACAGGGGAACCCTGATCTGTATCGTAGGGAGATCTACACCGGCAGCGAGGCACGAATTTCTCACCGGCCCGGTTTGAATACCGGCGGGCGGTATCGGGCCGATGGCGGAGAACTCGCCGTGACCCTGTCAATGGGGAATAATTCGGATATTTATTTGCTCGGGACCGACGGCAGTATTCACAAACGTTTGACCACTCATTGGGGGATTGATGTCGCCCCGAGCTGGAGTCCTGACTCTGACAAGATCGCTTTTGTCTCTGATCGTCGGGGGAACCCGCACATTTTTATTGTTGATATCAACAGCCTCAAGGTTAGTCGGCTGACCTTTGAAGGCAAGTATAACGCCACCCCTGACTGGAGCCCGACCGGCGACTGGATCGTATTTTCACGGCGGACCGAGGGGCAGTTCGACCTCTTCATGATTCGACCCGATGGCACCGGGGAGCATCGTCTGACCTTTGGTGCAGGGACCAAAGAACATCCGCGTTTCAGTCCGGACGGCCGTTTTCTGGTTTATTCTCTAGATTTAAAGGGAGAAAAATCGATTCATATCATGCGCATTGACGGGACCGGTGATCGGCGTGTATCGGCTCCTGGAGGCAATGATACGCATCCTGCCTGGTCTGGCCTTTGGCAGTAG
- the pal gene encoding peptidoglycan-associated lipoprotein Pal: protein MQLKPVIKLTALLALVLMLAVGCAKKPKMDDSAQVDQTQMQQEQVAQVAEQPVTEQPVTEQSSSMAQDTTADAATSLERVHFDFDQYVLTADARASLKNNAAYLNAKGVSVRIEGHCDERGSDEYNLALGEKRALAVKSYLVSLGVPAERMSILSYGEEMPLVMGHTEEAWAQNRRAEFKVLN, encoded by the coding sequence ATGCAACTGAAACCTGTCATTAAATTAACTGCATTGCTGGCCCTGGTCTTGATGCTGGCTGTTGGCTGTGCAAAAAAACCGAAGATGGATGATTCGGCCCAGGTTGACCAAACTCAAATGCAACAAGAGCAGGTTGCCCAGGTCGCTGAGCAACCGGTTACTGAGCAACCGGTGACCGAGCAGAGCAGCAGTATGGCTCAGGATACCACGGCCGATGCCGCGACCTCTCTTGAGCGGGTCCATTTTGATTTTGATCAGTATGTCTTGACCGCTGACGCTCGCGCCAGCCTCAAGAACAACGCTGCTTACCTCAACGCCAAGGGCGTCAGTGTCCGTATCGAAGGTCACTGTGATGAACGTGGTTCAGACGAGTATAATCTGGCTCTGGGCGAAAAACGTGCATTGGCGGTTAAGTCCTATCTGGTCTCCCTCGGTGTCCCCGCAGAGCGGATGAGCATCCTCAGCTACGGTGAGGAAATGCCTTTGGTGATGGGCCATACCGAAGAAGCTTGGGCCCAGAATCGTCGTGCCGAGTTCAAAGTACTCAACTGA
- the ybgF gene encoding tol-pal system protein YbgF: protein MKRLLGLGCLLLVLAGCLPAPQAQLKMENDFEEMKRHLAHLEQGNSDGGSQAKRQVETLGRQVAELQSGLDSLRVEVQSINGRLDEVNRSNQQSSADLSLVRDDLSMQISVLTKRLNDMEAKALQAPPVAEAATPPGKAEENTSPEMVYQAALEKILNGSDFEGGRKALEAFIQKYPKHELQVNALYWIGEALYGEKKYEAAILKFQEVIQQHSDHPKAAAALLKQGKAFMALGDKQNAKTTWKTLVKTFPLSPEAEKAKLLLK, encoded by the coding sequence ATGAAGCGACTCCTCGGTCTTGGTTGTCTGTTACTGGTTCTGGCAGGTTGCCTGCCGGCACCCCAGGCACAGCTTAAAATGGAAAATGACTTCGAAGAGATGAAGCGACATCTTGCGCATCTTGAGCAAGGAAACAGTGATGGTGGCAGCCAGGCCAAGCGGCAAGTCGAAACCCTTGGACGACAGGTCGCCGAACTTCAGTCTGGACTCGACAGCTTGCGGGTTGAAGTTCAATCGATCAATGGCCGACTTGATGAGGTCAACCGTTCCAATCAGCAGAGTTCTGCCGATCTGTCGCTGGTGCGTGATGATCTGTCGATGCAGATATCGGTCCTGACCAAGCGCTTGAATGACATGGAAGCGAAGGCACTTCAAGCCCCACCTGTGGCTGAAGCGGCGACCCCTCCTGGCAAGGCTGAAGAGAACACCAGTCCTGAAATGGTCTATCAGGCGGCGCTGGAAAAGATTTTAAATGGCAGCGACTTTGAGGGGGGGCGCAAAGCTCTTGAAGCCTTCATTCAGAAATACCCTAAGCATGAATTGCAGGTTAACGCGCTGTATTGGATTGGTGAAGCTCTTTACGGTGAGAAAAAATATGAGGCCGCGATCCTCAAATTTCAAGAGGTTATCCAGCAGCACAGTGATCACCCCAAAGCCGCTGCAGCCTTGCTGAAGCAGGGGAAAGCCTTTATGGCTCTCGGGGATAAACAGAATGCTAAAACGACCTGGAAGACGCTGGTGAAAACCTTCCCCCTGTCGCCCGAAGCGGAAAAAGCGAAACTGTTGCTCAAGTAG
- a CDS encoding acyl-CoA thioesterase has protein sequence MTPKPAKYCKESRTIKASMVLPPDTNNYGTMFGGKVMYHIDDIAAIAATRHARTSVVTASTDSVDFLHPIRIGHSVCLEAFVTWTNRTSVEVFVKVVAEEMMSGERTVCATSFVTFVSININGEKQMVPGVIPETELEKFLFEGAPERAKKRLEKREISKDLAARFGTRSF, from the coding sequence ATGACCCCTAAACCAGCCAAGTATTGCAAAGAATCGAGAACCATAAAAGCCTCGATGGTTCTTCCTCCCGATACCAACAACTACGGCACCATGTTCGGCGGCAAGGTAATGTATCATATTGACGATATTGCCGCCATTGCCGCTACCCGTCATGCGCGAACCTCGGTGGTGACAGCATCAACCGACTCGGTCGATTTTCTGCATCCGATCCGCATCGGTCATTCGGTCTGTCTCGAAGCCTTTGTCACCTGGACCAATCGCACCTCGGTTGAAGTCTTCGTCAAGGTTGTCGCCGAAGAAATGATGAGCGGTGAGCGCACAGTCTGTGCGACCTCTTTTGTGACCTTCGTGTCGATCAACATCAATGGCGAGAAACAGATGGTTCCCGGTGTCATCCCCGAGACCGAGCTGGAAAAATTTCTGTTTGAGGGGGCTCCAGAAAGGGCCAAAAAACGCCTGGAAAAACGTGAGATCTCAAAAGATCTGGCGGCAAGGTTCGGTACCAGGAGTTTCTGA
- a CDS encoding vWA domain-containing protein yields MLVEFFLQLKQAKIPVSIREYLGLLEALDKQVVWGSVEDFYYLARLCLIKDETHFDKFDRVFAQYFKGITDLSEELETQIPEEWLRKLSELVLSEEEKAQIEALGGFEKLMETLKQRLAEQKERHQGGSKWIGTGGRSPFGAYGYNPEGIRIGQEGSRHRRAVKVWDKREFKNLDGSVELGTRNIKLALRRLRHFAREGAPEVLDLPGTIRATASNAGYLDLKLIPKLHNKIKVLLFFDVGGSMDDHIKVCEELFSAARSEFKQLEYFYFHNFVYESVWRDNQRYRAERIDLWELIHTFGPDYKLIFVGDAAMSPYEISMVGGSVEHMNEEAGYVWGQRLLDAYKNAIWLNPTPQGWWNFTQSTGMVHQLMAGRMFPLTLEGLDAGIRLLSKTQL; encoded by the coding sequence ATGCTGGTCGAATTTTTTCTCCAACTGAAACAGGCCAAGATCCCGGTCAGCATTCGTGAGTATCTGGGGTTGCTCGAAGCTCTCGACAAACAGGTGGTCTGGGGAAGCGTCGAGGATTTTTATTATTTGGCGCGGCTCTGCCTGATCAAGGATGAGACCCATTTCGACAAGTTCGACCGGGTTTTTGCCCAGTATTTTAAGGGGATAACTGATCTCAGCGAAGAGCTGGAGACCCAGATTCCCGAGGAATGGTTGCGCAAGTTGTCCGAGTTGGTACTCTCCGAAGAAGAGAAGGCCCAGATCGAAGCGCTTGGTGGTTTTGAAAAGCTGATGGAGACCTTGAAGCAGCGCCTCGCAGAACAGAAAGAGCGTCACCAGGGGGGGAGCAAATGGATCGGTACCGGTGGGCGTTCTCCCTTCGGCGCCTACGGCTACAACCCTGAAGGGATCCGCATCGGCCAGGAGGGGTCACGCCATCGGCGTGCGGTCAAGGTCTGGGATAAGCGCGAGTTTAAGAATCTCGATGGTTCAGTGGAACTCGGCACGCGCAACATCAAGCTCGCCCTGCGGCGTCTGCGGCATTTCGCACGGGAAGGAGCTCCCGAAGTTCTCGATCTGCCCGGCACCATCCGCGCCACCGCCAGCAACGCTGGCTATCTCGACCTGAAGCTGATCCCCAAACTCCACAACAAGATCAAGGTACTGCTGTTCTTCGATGTCGGTGGCTCGATGGATGACCATATCAAGGTTTGCGAAGAACTCTTCTCCGCCGCCCGCAGTGAATTCAAGCAACTCGAATATTTCTATTTTCACAACTTTGTTTACGAAAGCGTTTGGCGTGACAACCAGCGCTACCGCGCCGAGCGGATCGACCTCTGGGAGCTGATTCACACTTTTGGTCCCGACTACAAGCTGATCTTCGTCGGCGATGCCGCCATGAGCCCTTATGAAATTTCGATGGTCGGCGGCAGCGTCGAGCATATGAACGAGGAAGCCGGCTATGTCTGGGGACAGCGTCTGCTCGATGCCTACAAGAATGCAATCTGGCTCAACCCGACCCCCCAGGGCTGGTGGAACTTTACCCAGTCGACCGGCATGGTGCACCAGTTGATGGCGGGACGGATGTTCCCGCTGACCCTCGAAGGGCTGGATGCAGGCATTCGGCTGCTGAGTAAGACTCAGCTCTGA
- a CDS encoding AAA family ATPase — MKFTGTDSYIATPDLNLAVNAAITLGRPLLIKGEPGTGKTMLAEEVAKSLGMPLYQWHVKSTTKAHQGLYEYDAVSRLRDSQLGDERVHEIGNYIIKGKMWEAFESDQRAVLLIDEIDKADIEFPNDLLQELDRMEFYVYETRQLIKAKHRPVIIITSNNEKELPDAFLRRCFFHYIRFPEAETMAQIVGVHYPGIKQNLLKSALETFFGMREVPGLKKKPSTSELLDWLKLLVAEEIPAEALHSSQPGKSIPPLHGALLKNEQDLGLFERLVGLSRRGR; from the coding sequence ATGAAATTTACCGGCACCGATTCTTATATAGCCACCCCTGACCTGAACCTTGCAGTCAATGCCGCCATCACCCTGGGCAGACCTCTGCTGATCAAGGGGGAGCCGGGCACCGGCAAAACGATGCTCGCCGAAGAGGTCGCCAAAAGCCTCGGCATGCCACTCTACCAGTGGCATGTCAAATCAACGACCAAGGCCCATCAGGGCCTCTACGAGTATGATGCCGTCTCACGGCTGCGCGATTCACAGCTCGGCGACGAACGGGTGCACGAGATCGGTAACTACATCATCAAGGGGAAGATGTGGGAGGCCTTCGAGTCAGATCAGCGTGCAGTGTTGCTGATCGACGAGATCGACAAAGCCGACATCGAGTTCCCCAACGACCTGCTGCAGGAACTCGACCGCATGGAGTTTTACGTCTACGAGACCCGCCAGCTGATCAAGGCGAAACACCGCCCGGTGATCATCATCACCAGCAACAACGAAAAGGAATTGCCCGACGCCTTTCTACGCCGCTGTTTCTTCCACTACATCCGCTTCCCCGAAGCGGAGACCATGGCGCAGATCGTTGGGGTACACTATCCGGGGATCAAGCAGAACCTGCTCAAGAGCGCCCTCGAAACATTTTTCGGCATGCGCGAGGTGCCGGGCTTGAAGAAAAAACCCTCGACCTCCGAACTGCTCGACTGGCTCAAGCTGCTGGTCGCCGAGGAGATTCCGGCCGAAGCTCTGCACAGCTCGCAGCCGGGTAAATCGATCCCGCCCTTGCATGGTGCGCTGTTGAAAAATGAACAGGATCTGGGACTGTTTGAGCGGTTAGTCGGTCTGTCTCGTCGTGGTAGGTAA
- a CDS encoding class I SAM-dependent methyltransferase, whose product MVSSSASGCGSVEAHYAHQGLETALLSALSKAGLDLNQLTAKDLAPIDEFHIGGRRATLEFARQLDLSAGLAVLDIGSGLGGASRCLATEFGCRVTGIDLSAEYCRVANMLATRLGLDSRVSYQQGNALSLPFADNSFDLLWTQHTSMNIADKARLFAEMWRVLKPGGRLAIYDVLAGAGGPVLFPVPWARDPSISHLISAQQLREQLECLGFEILSWQDSTEKGRVWFRRMGDKIKQQSMPGLGIHLLLGNDFRLMAQNQVRNLEEDRIALIEASVQRPV is encoded by the coding sequence ATGGTGTCCTCTTCCGCTTCAGGTTGCGGCTCCGTTGAGGCGCACTACGCCCATCAGGGCCTTGAAACCGCGCTGCTGTCGGCACTGTCCAAGGCCGGGCTGGATTTGAATCAGCTGACAGCCAAAGATCTGGCCCCGATTGATGAATTTCACATCGGCGGGCGCAGGGCCACCCTCGAATTCGCACGCCAACTCGACCTCTCCGCAGGCCTGGCAGTGCTGGATATCGGGAGCGGCCTTGGCGGTGCCTCACGCTGTCTGGCGACCGAATTCGGTTGCCGGGTTACCGGCATCGATCTCAGCGCGGAATATTGTCGCGTCGCCAACATGCTGGCGACACGGCTCGGGCTTGACTCGCGGGTCTCCTACCAGCAGGGGAACGCCCTCTCTCTCCCCTTTGCCGATAACAGCTTCGATCTCCTCTGGACCCAGCATACGTCGATGAATATCGCCGACAAAGCCAGGCTTTTTGCCGAGATGTGGCGCGTTCTGAAACCCGGCGGCAGGCTGGCTATCTATGATGTACTCGCCGGAGCGGGCGGACCGGTTCTTTTTCCGGTCCCCTGGGCACGTGACCCGTCGATCAGCCACCTGATCAGTGCGCAGCAGTTGCGCGAACAACTCGAGTGTCTGGGTTTCGAGATTTTGAGCTGGCAGGACAGTACCGAAAAGGGGCGCGTCTGGTTTCGCCGCATGGGGGATAAAATCAAGCAACAGAGCATGCCAGGCCTCGGGATACATCTGCTGCTAGGAAACGATTTTCGGCTCATGGCGCAAAATCAGGTGCGCAACCTTGAAGAGGACCGGATCGCACTCATCGAAGCCAGCGTTCAACGGCCAGTATAA